A genomic segment from Synchiropus splendidus isolate RoL2022-P1 chromosome 18, RoL_Sspl_1.0, whole genome shotgun sequence encodes:
- the LOC128749327 gene encoding serine/threonine-protein kinase WNK2 isoform X6 — translation MEGSAYSDAAHNRKSQCQLTVSMNEVGGEVNASLLDSVVRGGSDPSSYPSSSYKGNVHQRFIRRSLWFSENDEQAFDLAECEDKSKVFNINLRTIVDRTRETSCGLQQSSSTESQGRQKDGAVESAGADEARVKGGGALNASCSDGGKTAIKAVSEENEEEAEMKAVSTSPGGRFLKFDIELGRGSFKTVYKGLDTETWVEVAWCELQDRKLSKVERQRFKEEAEMLKGLQHPNIVRFYDFWESPLKGKKCIVLVTELMTSGTLKTYLKRFKVMKPKVLRSWCRQILKGLHFLHTRTPPIIHRDLKCDNIFITGPTGSVKIGDLGLATLKAASFAKSVIGTPEFMAPEMYEEHYDEAVDVYAFGMCMLEMATSEYPYAECQNAAQIYRKVTSGVKPASYNKVVDPEIKEIIGECICQKKEERYTIKDLLNHAFFAEDTGVRVELAEEDDGKKSSIALKLWVEDHKKLKGKYKETGAIEFMFDLEKDVPEVVAQEMVESGFFHESDTKTVGKSIKDRVALIKWRRERTVSATIPADQGEMEHGVQMAGSQVIAAGGTQMGQPLLLEPDELESDQNNRLHNLPTSTTSVTSDCTVDSGVGSTVYSDSHSSQHSVLYQSLLEPITMATQQSFDQGSSHSQTDRPHSCEKGEVWGAVLSQELRSGVGPATRRGSAPVIDTHRAKHIAQLHALIQSRRSITPTPVIQENQMELSPSEDDSETMDDFLSQSPLPFLQESPSYPPSESDHCGQTSVKSSLGATNFLPLPSQSGRRHSDLYGLPSLTSHHNHHVSMHRGQLCQACLSVVLLKSLEGSHRNPSLTPHCPCHSRYHRASGGTLTPPGYGRHKGSSDCSDFSVLQKSLLDIISGKAAPYHSTSTPLLYSSAEQRQASSAGDGNMKSHCQSGSLTKILQDQEDCLNMRGQQVTSAVRVASSSGQSSSAPVHVPLQYLPPGQSHHAVQYVSHPNPAAPPLMSNIAEASMEKSSHLQSYQPLSEQQQLGSSAFPLQVLQTHQNHVPLNQHTPNYPLTSLAPTATQCYPDQTAQGQAATELLSQQTGLSLSSSSALYSQQNTFQEPLVQSRIPNSALVPPQLQQSQDPVLASHQQHSSYQAQTPALQLHNQTDAYSAVLQQSHEACLPKGLQIDTQVTQVHHSLTPKEQVTTHSTTNILQGLPPQSVNPLTYTNQGAAPQSFPASPHHSQAAHAFQQDTHSMSQLCREGNNHGQHLGQSLSSFPSQTSQKAMTQAAVHPQLQTLPPSQDTFTHAELPQPSQSSQSAGFPSSLHSASYHHELTKNQDQVHVAIPPPSESQKASSASANSGLTQQKPLAGATGPHDAIIEDHAAEKHISGQSYDSVNSDATSGKEMSDGYEGTHGAKGETKIRKHHRRSTRTRSRQEKISRPKLSMLNVCNTGDKMVECQLETHNHKTVTFKFDLDGDAPEEIATYMVENDFILTLEKELFIEQLKDIVDKAEDMLSEDTEGERDSAQGSSPKRSDGASTPGVEGEKSSAPSTPQLVYQQNVLHTGKRWFIICPVAETPMQDKEKTGPDASTSLDSSSAHSIRTDSAAAQSKLDTCVASPTPSKLPVAQTAAQPQEPTVGKAKLQQPELCVSKKAPASVPNSLLVEEPCIPAVSMVTDMPCCALVPPAALDVNLIDKRKASDLGSLQVTQMASPTGELPPQPGSHQPVVLQQPYSMSMQHGAVSSQPQSPAHHSSQSSQTSSHPQPASVPGESDSEGPRRVEFVDRTIKTLDEKLRNLLYQEHAPSQPSSVGVDPHGSSTEGVGSPQVSDSQSSEGPVTKKKGETLPQIPEGSDCSSGQRDSAVAAKRGELSATATSAGSKSRFQIVPTSSDICSLEKGRTNHSTCSSTAPSSGSGGSYVRSQSLTRKDCTTVATSSEAKAAKPLGSNRYSAPPNFYPTTPTSSTDVTPHHIPRARTIDTPTQLEYQHAAQLYSDSADDDSSSVAPPAPHPAQALSEHSGSDFMKRAVAFLRRSGRSKSEQSSDSASRHPVAMNGHIPSPPGGQAHSSYISSDNDSEFEDIDMKKELQKLREKHMKEISELQAFQRSEIEHLYKELGKTLPPNVGLLHAAPPSGRRRRASKHKLKPGKLLNPMVQQLKNNLNTSAERKGESAPSSSGSPAKSSVLSDGSVYSSGGSTSGSQPNTGPEQVHTQQPCSLKGSFSSDNIYSGRHSDGTAHHGAPAQGWTVYHQTSERVTYKSSSKPRTRFLSGPVSLSIWSTLKRLCLGKERSRSRSSLASPAAQTSSSQAQPSIAASSPAPSAHLIPRLAQVQTNNSNNKRGTFTEDLHKLVDDWAKETMAAAHQSRPTLNQIKQEKRLQDLECRAQTKRAGTHEVKCQGGRSHFQLPLPCPLTASFSPTMSPKRGASSSSPLPPRYLMPVGSYGRMTRGPLYPQQWVRLPSPVGGQTVAPGRMPVAAMAKQGIQGFPMHNTENGPKTSWTSFSDH, via the exons GATCGCAAATTGTCCAAAGTGGAACGTCAGAGATTCAAAGAGGAGGCTGAGATGTTAAAAGGTCTGCAGCATCCGAACATCGTTCGTTTCTACGACTTCTGGGAGTCGCCCCTTAAAGGCAAGAAGTGCATTGTGTTGGTTACAGAGCTCATGACATCAGGGACGCTAAAAAC CTATTTGAAGCGCTTCAAAGTAATGAAGCCGAAGGTACTACGAAGCTGGTGCAGGCAGATCCTAAAAGGCCTTCACTTCTTGCACACGAGGACTCCACCGATCATCCATCGTGACCTCAAATGTGATAACATCTTCATCACCGGACCAACAGGGTCTGTGAAGATTGGGGATTTAGGCCTGGCAACACTCAAGGCGGCCTCCTTTGCCAAGAGTGTCATAG GAACACCGGAGTTCATGGCTCCAGAGATGTATGAAGAGCACTACGACGAAGCAGTGGATGTCTATGCATTTGGCATGTGCATGCTTGAGATGGCCACATCAGAGTACCCCTATGCAGAGTGCCAAAATGCTGCTCAAATCTACCGCAAAGTCACAAGT ggAGTGAAGCCAGCCAGCTATAACAAGGTTGTGGATCCAGAAATTAAGGAAATCATTGGCGAGTGCATTTGCCAAAAGAAAGAGGAGCG GTACACCATCAAGGACCTTCTCAATCATGCCTTCTTTGCGGAGGACACAGGTGTGCGTGTGGAGCTTGCAGAAGAGGACGACGGCAAGAAGTCATCCATCGCTCTCAAACTGTGGGTGGAGGACCACAAGAAACTTAAGGGGAAGTATAAGGAGACAGGAGCCATTGAGTTCATGTTCGACCTGGAAAAGGACGTTCCAGAGGTTGTGGCCCAGGAGATG GTGGAGTCTGGCTTCTTCCATGAAAGTGACACCAAAACTGTTGGGAAGTCAATCAAAGACCGCGTGGCACTAATCAAATGGAGGCGAGAGAGAACCGTGTCGGCTACAATTCCAGCGGATCAGGGGGAAATGGAGCATGGGGTCCAGATGGCAGGCTCTCAGGTCATCGCTGCTGGGGGCACACAAATGGGACAACCTCTCTTGCTCGAACCAGATGAGCTGGAGTCTGACCAGAACAATCGCCTACACAACCTCCCCACCAGCACCACGTCGGTGACAT cagACTGCACTGTTGACAGTGGTGTGGGCTCCACAGTATACTCGGACTCCCACAGCAGTCAGCATAGTGTCCTCTACCAGTCCCTCTTGGAGCCTATTACCATGGCAACGCAGCAG TCATTCGATCAGGGAAGTAGCCATTCTCAAACCGATCGGCCTCACTCCTGTGAAAAAGGTGAAGTTTGGGGGGCGGTGCTGAGCCAAGAGCTCAGATCTGGTGTGGGACCTGCGACTCGGAGAGGAAGTGCTCCTGTTATTGACACTCATAGGGCAAAGCACATTGCACAACTCCATGCTCTCATTCAGTCACGGCGGTCCATCACTCCTACCCCTGTAATACAGGAGAACCAGATGGAGCTCAGTCCTTCAGAAGATGATTCAGAGACTATGGATGACTTTCTCTCTCAAAGCCCTTTGCCTTTTTTGCAAGAATCCCCTTCGTACCCGCCCTCTGAGTCCGACCACTGCGGTCAAACCAGCGTCAAATCTTCATTAGGGGCCACTAATTTCTTGCCTCTCCCTTCACAAAGTGGACGCCGACACTCTGACCTTTACGGTCTTCCAAGTCTTACCAGTCACCACAACCACCATGTGTCTATGCACAGAGGCCAGCTGTGCCAGGCGTGCCTCTCCGTGGTTCTTCTTAAGTCACTAGAAGGAAGCCACCGCAATCCTTCTCTCACGCCCCACTGTCCCTGCCACTCTAGGTACCACCGGGCCTCAGGGGGAACATTGACTCCTCCTGGTTATGGGCGACACAAAGGTTCAAGTGATTGTTCAGATTTCTCAGTGCTACAAAAGTCTCTGCTGGATATAATCAGCGGTAAAGCGGCACCATATCACAGCACCTCCACGCCCTTGCTCTACTCCTCAGCTGAACAGAGGCAGGCATCCAGCGCTGGAGATGGTAATATGAAGAGCCACTGCCAGAGTGGCAGCTTGACAAAAATCCTCCAAGATCAAGAAGATTGCCTAAATATGAGAGGGCAGCAAGTAACCAGTGCTGTTCGAGTG GCCAGTTCTTCAGGTCAGTCGTCCAGTGCACCGGTCCACGTGCCTCTCCAGTATCTGCCCCCTGGGCAGAGCCATCATGCTGTGCAGTACGTCTCCCACCCCAACCCTGCAGCACCCCCCCTCATGTCCAACATCGCTGAGGCCAGCATGGAGAAATCCTCTCACCTGCAGAGCTACCAACCTCTGAGTGAACAACAGCAGTTAGGAAGTTCAGCGTTTCCCCTGCAGGTTCTGCAGACCCATCAGAACCACGTGCCCCTCAATCAACACACCCCTAATTACCCTCTGACTTCCTTGGCCCCGACTGCAACCCAATGTTACCCAGACCAAACGGCTCAGGGGCAGGCTGCAACTGAACTGTTGAGTCAGCAGACTGGTCTGAGCTTGTCCTCGTCATCTGCACTTTACAGCCAACAGAATACATTTCAAGAACCTCTGGTACAATCCCGCATACCAAATTCTGCTTTGGTTCCCCCTCAACTCCAGCAAAGCCAAGATCCAGTGCTCGCCAGTCACCAACAACATTCCTCCTACCAGGCGCAAACTCCTGCTCTGCAACTGCACAATCAGACCGACGCTTACTCAGCAGTTCTCCAACAAAGCCATGAAGCATGTCTCCCTAAAGGACTGCAGATTGACACTCAAGTCACCCAGGTTCATCACTCCTTGACCCCCAAAGAACAAGTTACAACTCATTCGACCACGAATATCCTGCAGGGTCTTCCTCCTCAGTCAGTGAACCCGCTGACCTACACTAACCAAGGGGCGGCTCCTCAGAGCTTCCCTGCATCGCCACACCACAGCCAGGCTGCTCATGCTTTCCAACAG GACACTCACAGCATGTCGCAGCTGTGCAGAGAGGGGAACAATCATGGCCAGCATCTTGGTCAGTCACTGTCCAGTTTCCCGTCACAGACTTCTCAGAAGGCAATGACCCAAGCAGCTGTTCACCCGCAGCTGCAGACCTTGCCACCATCCCAG GACACATTTACTCACGCAGAGCTTCCACAGCCCTCTCAGTCCTCCCAGTCTGCAGGTTTCCCCTCGTCTCTTCACAGCGCATCCTATCATCACGAGCTGACAAAAAATCAGGATCAGGTCCACGTGGCTATTCCTCCACCCTCTGAGTCGCAAAAAGCATCATCAGCGTCTGCTAATTCTGGTTTGACACAGCAGAAACCACTCGCAGGAGCCACAGGTCCACATGATGCGATTATTGAG GACCATGCTGCAGAGAAACACATAAGTGGACAAAGCTATGACAG TGTCAACTCTGATGCTACATCGGGGAAAGAAATGAGTGACGGCTACGAAGGGACCCATGGAGCCAAAGGTGAAACAAAGATTCGCAAACACCACCGCAGGTCAACGCGTACCCGCTCTCGGCAGGAGAAGATTAGCAGACCCAAGCTGAGCATGCTCAAT GTTTGCAACACTGGGGACAAGATGGTGGAATGCCAGCTGGAAACTCACAATCACAAAACTGTCACTTTCAAGTTTGATCTGGACGGCGATGCTCCTGAGGAGATTGCAACCTACATG GTGGAAAATGACTTCATCCTGACATTAGAGAAAGAGCTGTTTATCGAGCAGCTCAAGGACATCGTGGACAAAGCTGAAGACATGTTGAGTGAAGACACAGAGGGTGAGAGAGACTCTGCTCAGGGCTCCAGTCCCAAAAGGAGTGATGGAGCAAGCACCCCAGGAGTGGAG GGAGAGAAGAGCTCGGCTCCAAGCACCCCACAGCTTGTCTATCAGCAAAACG TTCTCCACACTGGCAAGCGCTGGTTCATCATCTGCCCTGTGGCTGAGACGCCCATGCAAGATAAGGAGAAGACTGGACCTGACGCCTCCACATCACTGG ACTCTTCTTCAGCACATTCAATCAGGACTGACAGCGCAGCTGCGCAGTCCAAGCTGGATACGTGTGTCGCCTCACCCACCCCTTCAAAGCTGCCTGTAGCTCAGACCGCTGCCCAACCTCAAGAGCCGACAGTAGGCAAAGCCAAACTGCAGCAGCCTGAGCTGTGTGTTTCTAAGAAGGCTCCTGCCAGCGTTCCCAACTCCCTCCTTGTGGAGGAGCCCTGCATCCCAGCTGTCTCTATGGTGACAGACATGCCTTGCTGTGCGCttgtgccacctgctgccctggATGTGAATCTCATCGATAAGCGGAAGGCCAGTGATTTGGGTTCACTTCAGGTGACTCAAATGGCCAGTCCCACAGGAGAGTTGCCTCCTCAGCCGGGCTCCCATCAGCCCGTGGTTCTCCAACAACCCTATTCCATGTCCATGCAGCACGGCGCTGTCTCCTCCCAACCACAGAGCCCAGCACATCACTCATCTCAGAGCTCTCAGACATCCAGCCATCCTCAGCCAGCAAGTGTCCCAGGCGAGTCAGACAGTGAGGGCCCGCGAAGAGTGGAGTTTGTTGACCGGACCATCAAGACTCTGGATGAGAAGCTGAGAAACCTTTTGTATCAGGAGCACGCTCCATCCCAGCCCTCAAGCGTAGGAGTGGACCCTCATGGCTCGAGCACAGAGGGAGTTGGATCTCCACAAGTTTCGGATAGTCAGAGCAGTGAAGGACCGGTTACCAAGAAGAAGGGAGAGACACTG CCTCAAATTCCCGAAGGCTCTGACTgttcaagtggtcagagagacTCTGCTGTGGCTG CCAAGAGAGGGGAGTTGTCTGCCACCGCGACATCAGCTGGCTCTAAAAGCCGTTTTCag ATTGTACCAACCTCATCGGATATCTGTAGTTTGGAAAAAGGCAGGACAAACCACAGCACATGCAGCTCCACAGCACCGTCTAGTGGCTCTGGAGGGTCCTACGTCAGGAGTCAGAGCCTCACCCGGAAGGATTGTACCACAGTGGCCACCTCTTCTGAAGCCAAAGCAGCCAAACCACTTGGAAGCAACCGCTATTCTGCTCCTCCGAATTTCTACCCAACAACCCCGACTTCCAGCACAGACGTCACTCCCCATCATATACCGAGGGCCCGGACCATCGACACGCCAACCCAACTCGAGTATCAACACGCTGCCCAGCTGTACTCCGACTCTGCCGACgatgacagcagcagtgtggCCCCCCCTGCACCCCATCCAGCTCAGGCCCTGTCAGAACACAGCGGTAGCGACTTCATGAAGAGGGCAGTGGCGTTTCTGCGACGCTCAGGTCGCAGCAAAAGTGAGCAGAGCTCTGACTCAGCAAGCCGACACCCTGTGGCAATGAATGGTCACATCCCGTCGCCCCCTGGAGGACAAGCACACTCATCCTACATCAGCAGTGATAATGATTCTGAATTTGAGGACATCGATATGAAGAAGGAGCTACAGAAACTAAGAGAAAA ACACATGAAGGAGATCTCGGAGCTGCAAGCGTTTCAGAGGAGTGAGATTGAGCATCTGTACAAAGAACTCGGAAAAACTCTTCCCCCGAATGTTGGCCTGCTTCACGCAGCTCCTCCCAGTGGCCGCAGGCGGAGGGCCAGCAAACACAAGCTGAAGCCTGGAAAACTACTCAATCCAATGGTGCAGCAACTCAAAAACAATCTCAACACTTCAGCCGAGAGAAAAG GTGAGAGCGCCCCCAGCTCTTCTGGTTCTCCGGCTAAAAGCTCGGTCCTGTCCGATGGCTCTGTGTACTCCAGCGGTGGCTCCACTTCTGGCAGTCAGCCCAACACAGGGCCGGAGCAGGTTCACACCCAGCAGCCCTGCTCTTTGAAGGGCTCCTTCTCCTCAGACAACATCTATAGCGGCCGGCACAGTGATGGGACGGCTCACCATGGAGCCCCTGCTCAAG GCTGGACGGTTTACCACCAAACGTCAGAGAGAGTCACCTATAAATCTAGTAGCAAACCACGCACTAGATTCCTCAGTGGGCCTGTGTCTCTGTCCATCT GGTCCACTCTGAAACGACTTTGTCTAGGCAAAGAGCGCAGTCGTAGTA GGTCATCCCTCGCCAGCCCCGCGGCTCAGACGTCCTCCAGCCAAGCACAGCCATCAATCGCCGCGTCGTCTCCTGCGCCCTCTGCACACCTCATCCCGAGACTTGCTCAGGTCCAAACTAACAACAGTAACAACAAGAGGGGCACATTCACCGAAGACCTTCACAAACTGGTCGATGACTGGGCCAAAGAGACCATGGCGGCGGCGCATCAGTCGCGACCCACTCTGAACCAGATTAAGCAGGAAAAACGCCTGCAAGATCTAGAGTGTAGAGCTCAAACCAAGCGGGCAGGGACGCATGAG GTGAAATGCCAAGGTGGACGCAGTCATTTCCAGCTGCCTCTTCCGTGCCCCCTTACTGCGTCTTTTAGCCCCACCATGTCCCCAAAAAGGGGTGCAAGCTCATCTTCCCCACTCCCTCCTAGGTACCTGATGCCTGTTGGCTCTTATGGTCGGATGACTCGGGGCCCTCTCTATCCACAACAGTGGGTCCGACTGCCGAGTCCAGTTGGCGGTCAGACCGTTGCGCCGGGAAGGATGCCAGTGGCTGCAATGGCGAAACAAGGAATCCAAGGGTTTCCTATGCACAACACTGAAAATGGCCCTAAAACCTCTTGGACTTCATTTTCTGATCACTGA